The Mytilus edulis chromosome 12, xbMytEdul2.2, whole genome shotgun sequence genome contains a region encoding:
- the LOC139498150 gene encoding uncharacterized protein — protein sequence MILWVNKCYCPNYFIPEHNMFRGKINADNNKILIIVLNKIKCDGIHGLIHSCFQYENEHHSLLSTKLEPSFIRLDLLFYRISDSSNGVLYNISSCLKSLEFIEYLLKSKSCAFIVDVCKWHQAKANQFAAQRLPSPTVTTERYNIHKRYHRHLQDGIKADAVSGWVLYASFYYVTGQFNVTLRLTEYVLSRCSPDMVLIGCQNYDDVHINYYRNRVHSTMTIQEKMRIAVVNQVTYLQHSSLIPKELQVMVKNVEMRIYPIFMSYCLRFLCYHHVGDILNRQHALHDLFSTLKQRNLISSNTLSHSLTILGICCEVIDDKDTAYQCYDRALQCDGYICATAEVRRSKLLTDLI from the coding sequence ATGATTTTATGGgtaaataaatgttattgtcCAAACTATTTTATTCCTGAGCATAATATGTTCCGAGGGAAAATCAATGCAGATAAtaataaaatactaattattGTGTTGAATAAAATAAAGTGTGACGGAATTCATGGATTGATACATAGTTGTTTTCAATACGAAAATGAACATCATAGTTTATTAAGTACAAAGCTTGaaccttcatttattagattagACTTACTATTTTACAGGATATCTGATAGCAGTAATGGTGTTCTGTATAACATTTCCAGCTGTTTAAAATCACTTGAATTTATTGAATATTTACTTAAGTCGAAATCATGTGCATTTATTGTTGATGTATGTAAATGGCATCAGGCCAAGGCAAATCAATTTGCAGCGCAAAGACTACCATCACCAACAGTAACGACTGAAAGGTATAACATACACAAACGTTATCACAGACATTTACAAGACGGTATTAAAGCAGATGCTGTCTCTGGTTGGGTGTTATATGCGTCGTTTTATTATGTCACAGGACAGTTCAATGTTACACTTAGACTAACGGAGTATGTTCTTTCAAGATGTTCACCTGATATGGTACTGATAGGCTGTCAAAATTACGATGACGTACATATAAATTATTACAGAAATCGTGTACATTCCACAATGACAATTCAGGAAAAAATGAGAATTGCAGTCGTAAACCAAGTTACGTACTTACAGCATTCATCATTAATACCAAAGGAACTGCAGGTGATGGTGAAAAATGTTGAAATGCGTATATATCCTATTTTCATGTCTTACTGTCTTAGATTTCTATGCTATCATCATGTAGGTGATATTTTAAACAGACAACATGCTTTACATGATTTATTCTCAACACTTAAACAACGAAATTTAATTAGTTCAAATACATTATCTCATTCGTTAACAATACTTGGAATATGTTGTGAAGTAATTGATGATAAAGACACAGCCTATCAGTGTTATGATAGAGCTTTACAATGTGATGGTTATATATGTGCTACAGCAGAAGTAAGAAGATCAAAACTCTTGACAGATTTGATATAA